The genomic DNA ATGCCAGTTTGACTATTTTATCGAGCAGTTCAGCAAACGAAAGCCCCGATGCGTTGGCGGCCTTGGGCACAAGTGAAGTTGTGGTCATTCCGGGCAGGGTGTTGACCTCCAGGCAAAATGGTCTGCCCTTTAA from Candidatus Zixiibacteriota bacterium includes the following:
- a CDS encoding D-alanine--D-alanine ligase; this encodes LKGRPFCLEVNTLPGMTTTSLVPKAANASGLSFAELLDKIVKLAL